The following DNA comes from Clostridia bacterium.
GCTCAGTTCCCTGCGAAGCCGTTCTTCTGCTCTTTCCTTTGCAGCCTTGGCTCTGGTTACGTCTATTTCATCAGGCCATTCAGCTGTATCAGTGAGGATAACGGTTTTATCCTGCTTTATTTCCATAAAACCTTCGGTTATAGCTGCATCAAGCCATTCGCCGTTTTGTTTTATCCTTAACGGACCTATTGCTACAGCAACTACCATAGGTGTGTGTCCAGCAAGAATACCTATTTCTCCGTCAGGAGTTTTCAGAACTACCATTTCTACCTGACCGGAAAAAAATTTTCTGTCAGGAGTTACTATTTCCAAGTCAAATGTGGATGCCATAAATACACCCCCTACATATCCTTGGCTGCTTCATATACT
Coding sequences within:
- a CDS encoding F0F1 ATP synthase subunit epsilon, whose product is MASTFDLEIVTPDRKFFSGQVEMVVLKTPDGEIGILAGHTPMVVAVAIGPLRIKQNGEWLDAAITEGFMEIKQDKTVILTDTAEWPDEIDVTRAKAAKERAEERLRRELSRAEYIRSQAALARALARLKVGRPIK